In one window of Microbacterium natoriense DNA:
- a CDS encoding Ig-like domain-containing protein has protein sequence MFRLKARTAALSALVAVTCVIAAAPLPASAAAGGTAVSAVQSDATYDVAIDATKIASDNVNGLTFKGFGTLSANSTSALLMDYKAQQPEKYAELLHVLFGGDHPLMNQVKIEMGDDRNNSTGSDVATMRTADEEANVTRHPGFQLAADAFRINPDLKVSILRWNAPAWANTNDKIYLWYKNTILAAYREYGYMVDSVNPGVNEHAADLAWTKDFSNRVRTDSAGYVSPDASLAGFRDGEAELFHRIKTVISDEVGTGSFGDEMVADAALRDAVQVAGFHYNTDDDSAGSFKKLAQEYDIEVWNSEAQATFSNSSFRPNNNTADPTTAGTGFGGTGSALEMANTIVKGFVNSNRTNFIYQPAIASFYEGGQYSFKSLVGASDPWSGWIHYDGALAVLQHFTSFAETGWENNDNTAGIWRAVPSASATTATGTNPVNGRNGLQNYMTLAAPDRSEFSTVFVNDSEKTISYRITPSNFSFGAAQQLAVWETRAADAGEAFNANYKQHVGDVQADAGVYTVTVKPFSIATVTTLDVTGDAGWTSPLPVEGERTVLDEGANAGALWADDFDYSDRTVAVFDENGEPTSETEPFIASRGGDGGATPLYTWDRNGAFEAYKTADSGYVLRQQIDRATTGVGGAWNNGDPITAVGDRRWTNYTASVDVRFERAAASDNYAAIGARSSGGGNSHTLAGTPYALRLNSAGTWVFQRNGAQIAAGTVTGTWSASAWHTLSITATGGRITGSIDGAQVFDWTDANPYLSGYVDLASGFYNTQFDNLRIASVDGWLPYYGEYLDGLEMTDLSAAPQTKLVYDGGWTHANGGGMFEYQRSLSRNTGAGSGVSYTFTGSGADLLAPGDGSARLDVTVDGQKLVRNAATQAAGSFQAAYSLRGLPWGEHTVRFEVVSGTLALDAVAVASTAAAGVAETAAIADAVAAASGITRTEDYTDADWVLFQRALADAQAAADDPAGYRLDGEGAQQLVTRLRTASFPLASQISSLPQPSLATTVGEAPALPATLSATMADGSTHEVPITWNLDGADFSTAWATVAVTGSYGSATTAARVEVVPAGTVFFADVNGTASGSLGYDSPAYLAVQRLLGDQLINAAADQKLAAGGAWGHWGKNAAGASVVNYKGVVAGPYSKTTTTGMYTSDQVGASVGYTITLPAGKHTIAAGSYSWWASNSRTANVSLTYDGQTHPVGTVTLDAANPSRVLSYDIELAAEGAVTLSLTATNAQSPMLSWVAATGEALPAPPTAAVVSRCVAGKVVLAVTVTNPRAEDATVDVASPYGTKSGVVVDAGASKSVSFSTRLASIPAGTVSVTDAADAAFAAKTCG, from the coding sequence ATGTTCCGTCTGAAAGCCCGTACGGCCGCGCTCTCCGCGCTGGTCGCGGTCACGTGCGTCATCGCTGCGGCTCCGCTTCCGGCATCCGCCGCGGCCGGAGGAACCGCCGTGTCCGCCGTGCAGAGCGACGCCACCTACGACGTCGCGATCGATGCGACGAAGATCGCCTCCGACAACGTCAACGGTCTCACCTTCAAGGGGTTCGGCACGCTCTCGGCCAACAGCACGAGCGCACTGCTCATGGACTACAAGGCGCAGCAGCCCGAGAAGTACGCCGAACTGCTGCACGTGCTGTTCGGCGGCGATCACCCGCTCATGAACCAGGTCAAGATCGAGATGGGCGACGATCGCAACAACTCGACCGGCTCGGATGTCGCGACCATGCGCACCGCCGATGAGGAGGCGAACGTCACCCGCCACCCGGGCTTCCAGCTCGCCGCCGACGCCTTCAGGATCAACCCCGACCTCAAGGTCAGCATCCTGCGCTGGAACGCCCCCGCCTGGGCGAACACGAACGACAAGATCTACCTCTGGTACAAGAACACGATCCTCGCTGCGTACCGCGAGTACGGCTACATGGTCGACTCGGTGAACCCCGGCGTCAACGAGCACGCCGCCGACCTCGCCTGGACCAAGGACTTCTCGAACCGGGTCCGCACCGACTCCGCCGGCTACGTCAGCCCCGATGCGTCGCTGGCGGGTTTCCGCGACGGCGAGGCCGAGCTCTTCCACCGCATCAAGACCGTGATCTCAGACGAGGTCGGCACGGGCTCCTTCGGCGACGAGATGGTTGCGGATGCCGCGCTCCGCGATGCCGTGCAGGTCGCGGGCTTCCACTACAACACCGACGACGACAGCGCCGGCAGCTTCAAGAAGCTCGCTCAGGAGTACGACATCGAGGTGTGGAACAGCGAGGCGCAGGCGACCTTCAGCAACTCCTCTTTCCGTCCGAACAACAACACCGCCGACCCCACGACGGCGGGCACCGGCTTCGGCGGAACGGGCAGCGCGCTCGAGATGGCGAACACGATCGTCAAGGGCTTCGTGAACTCGAACCGCACGAACTTCATCTACCAGCCGGCGATCGCCTCGTTCTATGAGGGCGGCCAGTACTCGTTCAAGTCGCTCGTCGGCGCGAGCGACCCGTGGTCCGGCTGGATCCACTACGACGGAGCCCTCGCGGTGCTGCAGCACTTCACGAGCTTCGCCGAGACCGGGTGGGAGAACAACGACAACACGGCGGGCATCTGGCGTGCCGTGCCCTCCGCCAGCGCCACGACGGCTACAGGCACCAACCCCGTGAACGGGCGCAATGGCCTGCAGAACTACATGACGCTCGCGGCTCCGGATCGCTCGGAGTTCTCGACCGTGTTCGTGAACGACTCCGAGAAGACCATCAGCTACCGCATCACCCCGTCGAACTTCTCCTTCGGTGCCGCGCAGCAGCTCGCGGTCTGGGAGACCAGGGCGGCGGACGCTGGCGAGGCGTTCAACGCGAACTACAAGCAGCACGTCGGGGACGTGCAGGCGGATGCCGGTGTCTACACCGTCACGGTCAAGCCGTTCTCGATCGCCACCGTGACGACTCTCGACGTCACCGGCGACGCCGGCTGGACCTCGCCGCTGCCCGTCGAGGGAGAGCGCACCGTGCTCGATGAGGGTGCGAACGCCGGTGCCCTCTGGGCTGACGACTTCGACTACTCGGATCGCACGGTCGCGGTGTTCGACGAGAACGGCGAGCCGACCTCGGAGACCGAGCCGTTCATCGCCTCCCGCGGCGGCGACGGCGGTGCGACGCCGCTGTACACCTGGGACCGCAACGGCGCCTTCGAGGCGTATAAGACGGCCGACAGCGGCTACGTCCTCCGCCAGCAGATCGACCGCGCCACCACGGGCGTCGGCGGGGCGTGGAACAACGGCGATCCGATCACGGCGGTCGGTGACCGGCGCTGGACGAACTACACGGCCTCGGTCGACGTGCGCTTCGAGCGCGCTGCGGCGTCCGACAATTACGCGGCGATCGGCGCCCGTTCAAGCGGTGGCGGCAACTCGCACACGCTGGCCGGAACTCCCTACGCCCTGCGTCTGAACTCGGCCGGAACCTGGGTGTTCCAGCGGAACGGAGCGCAGATCGCGGCCGGGACCGTCACCGGAACCTGGTCGGCCTCGGCATGGCACACCCTCTCGATCACCGCGACGGGCGGGCGCATCACCGGATCGATCGACGGCGCGCAGGTGTTCGACTGGACCGATGCGAATCCGTACCTGTCGGGCTATGTCGATCTCGCGAGCGGCTTCTACAACACCCAGTTCGACAACCTGCGCATCGCTTCGGTCGACGGCTGGCTGCCGTACTACGGCGAGTACCTCGACGGGCTCGAGATGACGGACCTCTCGGCCGCGCCGCAGACGAAGCTCGTCTACGACGGCGGGTGGACGCACGCGAACGGCGGCGGCATGTTCGAGTATCAGCGCTCGCTGTCGCGCAACACCGGGGCGGGCTCCGGCGTCAGCTACACGTTCACCGGATCAGGAGCGGATCTGCTCGCGCCGGGTGACGGCTCGGCGCGTCTCGATGTCACGGTAGACGGGCAGAAGCTCGTGCGAAACGCCGCGACGCAGGCGGCCGGGTCCTTCCAGGCCGCGTACTCGCTGCGCGGGCTCCCGTGGGGCGAACACACAGTGCGCTTCGAGGTCGTCTCAGGAACCCTGGCACTCGACGCAGTGGCCGTCGCGAGCACGGCGGCCGCCGGCGTCGCAGAGACGGCGGCGATCGCGGATGCCGTGGCCGCGGCATCCGGCATCACCCGCACCGAGGACTACACCGATGCCGATTGGGTGCTGTTCCAGCGGGCGCTCGCCGACGCGCAAGCCGCGGCCGACGATCCAGCCGGATACCGCCTCGACGGCGAGGGAGCGCAGCAGCTCGTGACGCGGCTGCGTACGGCGTCGTTCCCTCTCGCCTCGCAGATCTCCTCTCTGCCGCAGCCGTCTCTCGCGACCACCGTGGGCGAGGCTCCCGCGTTGCCGGCCACGCTGTCGGCGACCATGGCCGACGGCAGCACGCACGAGGTGCCGATCACGTGGAATCTCGACGGCGCCGACTTCTCGACGGCGTGGGCGACCGTGGCGGTGACCGGCTCGTACGGCTCTGCGACCACGGCTGCGAGGGTCGAGGTCGTGCCCGCGGGGACCGTGTTCTTCGCCGACGTCAACGGCACGGCATCCGGTTCTCTCGGCTACGACTCGCCCGCCTATCTGGCCGTGCAGCGGTTGCTCGGCGATCAGCTGATCAACGCGGCGGCCGACCAGAAGCTGGCCGCGGGCGGCGCTTGGGGACACTGGGGCAAGAACGCGGCGGGCGCGAGCGTCGTCAACTACAAGGGGGTCGTCGCCGGGCCGTACTCGAAGACCACGACGACGGGCATGTACACGAGTGATCAGGTGGGCGCCTCGGTCGGCTACACGATAACGCTGCCCGCCGGAAAGCACACGATCGCGGCCGGCTCGTACTCGTGGTGGGCGAGCAATTCCCGCACCGCGAACGTCTCGCTGACCTACGACGGGCAGACGCACCCCGTCGGTACGGTCACGCTGGATGCCGCGAACCCCTCGCGGGTGCTCAGTTACGACATCGAGCTGGCCGCCGAGGGGGCGGTGACGCTCTCGCTCACCGCGACGAACGCGCAGTCGCCGATGCTGTCGTGGGTGGCGGCCACGGGAGAGGCGCTGCCGGCGCCGCCGACCGCGGCTGTCGTCTCGCGGTGCGTGGCGGGCAAGGTGGTGCTCGCCGTCACGGTGACCAACCCGCGTGCCGAGGACGCGACGGTCGATGTCGCCTCGCCCTACGGCACGAAGTCCGGCGTGGTGGTGGATGCGGGCGCGTCGAAGTCGGTGTCGTTCTCGACGCGCCTCGCGTCGATCCCCGCCGGGACCGTGTCGGTGACGGACGCCGCTGACGCGGCGTTCGCCGCGAAGACGTGCGGATAG
- a CDS encoding glycoside hydrolase family 43 protein translates to MTSPHTRVPRHRGRPASRTAALLGVAALIASSVTAAGASAAYADPVGSIRTAAVAEPPAVPGNLLPDGRFVSDSAGWTSTRGGTLSLSDDAASGAHSLQVAARQNTQSGPFANVSGKIEVGATYRMTGKLKYSTGAATQQFNFTLCPTNFNGCADYGHTFTQGEWGTFSQEFTAEAKHAAAGWFFIETPWGSNALQDFAVDELSLVKIADAPEQPAFTSLEKVQTKPVGDHNPLVGHKFGADPHHLIYNGRLYIYSTDDTQQYETNSKDANGLPTQSNGYGAITRLNVMSTSDMVNWVDHGTVPVSREGGAAPWSRNSWAPAAIEKDGKVYLYFCDNGSGTAVVVGGSPLGPWTDPLGKKIIPDTVSPEYIAGGGFPAGMWLFDPEVFIDDDGQGYLYFGGNSQIGTAPNVQGPQNPKSTRVVKLKDDMVTLDGDPVEIDGPGMFEASSMFKHGDKYYYSYSSNFQVNEVPGQYPSRGGIAYMMTDDPMDLSASAYAGVAFQNQATFFGAGNGGNNHSDMFTYKGETYFTYHAQTRGAAWAAALGTPGATQGYRSVHIDKLEFNADGTIKPIVGTRAGVAQVESFDPYRTFEAETLAWQLGVSTAKTDAPSVEFPEHNGSGNMVLSSVDDGDFAGVSGVDFGAGAATVSARVKPLVEGGSIQVRLDDVDGQVVAEIPVDGTVGAWTTVQADVTGATGEHDVFFVFAAPDGAAADADLVEVDNWAFAAAPAETLDLVVSTGSRCVAGKVQLVVSVRNADAVAAEATIETPFGEKKVTLAAGATSSSSFATRSSALAAAEVQVTGAAGDLAYSGATAYLARSCG, encoded by the coding sequence ATGACATCGCCACACACACGCGTCCCCCGGCATCGGGGGCGACCGGCATCCCGTACCGCAGCCCTGCTCGGAGTCGCGGCGCTCATCGCGTCGTCGGTCACCGCAGCCGGCGCCAGTGCCGCGTATGCCGACCCGGTCGGGAGCATCCGCACTGCAGCCGTGGCGGAGCCCCCGGCCGTGCCGGGGAACCTCCTGCCAGACGGCCGCTTCGTGTCCGACTCGGCCGGATGGACGAGCACCCGGGGCGGCACGCTCTCGCTGAGCGACGACGCGGCGAGCGGAGCACACTCGCTGCAGGTGGCCGCACGTCAGAACACGCAGTCCGGCCCGTTCGCGAACGTCTCCGGCAAGATCGAGGTCGGCGCGACGTACCGCATGACCGGGAAGCTGAAGTACAGCACCGGCGCGGCGACGCAGCAGTTCAACTTCACGCTCTGCCCCACGAACTTCAACGGGTGCGCCGACTACGGTCACACCTTCACGCAGGGAGAGTGGGGCACGTTCTCCCAGGAGTTCACAGCCGAGGCCAAGCACGCCGCCGCCGGCTGGTTCTTCATCGAGACGCCGTGGGGCTCGAACGCGCTGCAGGACTTCGCGGTCGATGAGCTGTCGCTCGTGAAGATCGCGGACGCACCGGAGCAGCCGGCGTTCACGAGCCTCGAGAAGGTGCAGACCAAGCCCGTCGGGGACCACAACCCGCTGGTCGGCCACAAGTTCGGCGCCGACCCGCACCACCTCATCTACAACGGTCGGCTCTACATCTACTCCACCGACGACACGCAGCAGTACGAGACGAACAGCAAGGACGCCAACGGTCTGCCGACGCAGTCCAACGGCTATGGGGCGATCACCCGGCTGAATGTGATGTCGACCAGCGACATGGTCAACTGGGTCGATCATGGGACGGTCCCGGTCTCGCGCGAAGGCGGAGCCGCGCCCTGGTCGCGCAACTCCTGGGCGCCGGCCGCGATCGAGAAGGACGGCAAGGTCTACCTCTACTTCTGCGACAACGGCAGCGGCACCGCCGTCGTCGTCGGCGGATCTCCGCTCGGACCGTGGACCGATCCTCTGGGCAAGAAGATCATCCCCGACACCGTCTCGCCCGAGTACATCGCCGGCGGCGGCTTCCCCGCGGGCATGTGGCTGTTCGACCCCGAGGTGTTCATCGACGACGACGGCCAGGGCTACCTCTACTTCGGCGGCAACTCGCAGATCGGCACCGCGCCGAACGTGCAGGGGCCTCAGAATCCGAAGTCGACCCGCGTGGTCAAGCTGAAGGACGACATGGTCACACTCGACGGCGACCCCGTGGAGATCGACGGCCCCGGCATGTTCGAGGCGTCGAGCATGTTCAAGCACGGCGACAAGTACTACTACTCGTACTCGTCGAACTTCCAGGTGAACGAGGTGCCGGGTCAGTATCCGTCGCGTGGCGGGATCGCGTACATGATGACCGATGACCCGATGGATCTGTCGGCGTCGGCATATGCCGGAGTCGCGTTCCAGAACCAGGCCACATTCTTCGGAGCGGGCAACGGCGGCAACAACCATTCCGACATGTTCACCTACAAGGGCGAGACGTACTTCACCTACCACGCACAGACGCGCGGTGCGGCGTGGGCAGCGGCGCTCGGCACGCCGGGGGCCACGCAGGGCTACCGCTCGGTGCACATCGACAAGCTCGAGTTCAACGCGGACGGCACGATCAAGCCGATCGTCGGCACCCGCGCAGGTGTCGCGCAGGTCGAGAGCTTCGACCCGTACCGCACCTTCGAAGCCGAGACGCTCGCCTGGCAGCTCGGGGTCAGCACGGCGAAGACGGATGCTCCGTCGGTCGAGTTCCCCGAGCACAACGGCAGCGGCAACATGGTGCTCTCGAGCGTCGACGACGGCGACTTCGCCGGGGTCTCCGGCGTCGACTTCGGCGCGGGAGCTGCGACCGTGTCGGCGCGGGTGAAGCCGTTGGTCGAAGGCGGCAGCATCCAGGTCCGTCTCGACGATGTCGACGGCCAGGTGGTCGCCGAGATCCCTGTCGACGGCACGGTGGGCGCGTGGACGACCGTGCAGGCGGACGTGACGGGAGCGACGGGGGAGCACGATGTGTTCTTCGTCTTCGCCGCGCCCGACGGCGCGGCTGCGGATGCCGACCTCGTCGAGGTCGACAACTGGGCGTTCGCGGCCGCACCCGCAGAGACGCTCGACCTCGTCGTGTCGACGGGTTCGCGCTGCGTGGCGGGCAAGGTTCAGCTTGTGGTGTCGGTGCGCAATGCGGATGCCGTGGCCGCAGAGGCGACGATCGAGACGCCGTTCGGCGAGAAGAAGGTCACGCTCGCGGCAGGGGCGACCTCGTCGTCGTCGTTCGCGACGCGCTCGTCGGCGCTCGCCGCGGCGGAGGTGCAAGTGACAGGCGCCGCCGGTGACCTCGCCTACTCCGGCGCCACTGCGTATCTCGCCAGGAGCTGCGGCTGA
- a CDS encoding FAD-binding protein encodes MGDERNWAGNLLYRASSIEHPESIDELRGLLTAGGSVRVLGSRHCFNDIADTTGSLIALDRMPQVIDISPARDSVRVSGGLRYGDIAPVLEEQGLALANLASLPHISVAGAVATGTHGSGDATGSLASAVRAVTVMTASGEVRSLARGDDGFDGAVVALGALGAVIDLTLDVEPSYQVAQHVFEHPSWDAILRDLGAVTGVGTSVSIFSTWQRTDVADQIWIKQRVPATRADAAERRAAREALAVSLGAAPAEGKRHPIIGVDPEACTEQEGVAGPWFQRLPHFKLEFTPSAGAEIQSEYLVPRLDAVAAIEAVRSLADRIAPLLLVNEIRTVCADDLWLSSSYGTDAVGLHFTWKPDEAAVRELLPTIEAALPASARPHWGKVFTLDGAEVRSRYPRWDDFAALVAKHDPERRLVNEYLERLGL; translated from the coding sequence ATGGGCGACGAACGCAACTGGGCCGGCAACCTCCTCTATCGGGCCTCCTCGATCGAGCATCCCGAGTCGATCGACGAGCTCCGCGGGCTGCTCACCGCGGGGGGCTCCGTGCGCGTGCTCGGCTCCCGGCACTGCTTCAACGACATCGCCGACACGACCGGCTCGTTGATCGCTCTCGACCGGATGCCCCAGGTGATCGACATCTCGCCCGCTCGCGACTCGGTGCGCGTCTCCGGCGGGCTCCGCTACGGCGATATCGCCCCCGTGCTCGAGGAGCAGGGGCTGGCGCTCGCGAACCTCGCGTCTCTCCCGCACATCTCGGTCGCAGGTGCCGTGGCCACGGGAACGCACGGCTCCGGCGACGCCACCGGCTCGCTCGCGAGCGCGGTCCGCGCGGTGACGGTGATGACGGCATCCGGCGAAGTCCGCTCCCTCGCGCGGGGAGACGACGGCTTCGACGGCGCGGTCGTGGCGCTCGGCGCTCTCGGCGCGGTGATCGACCTGACGCTCGACGTCGAGCCCAGCTACCAGGTCGCCCAGCACGTGTTCGAGCACCCGTCGTGGGACGCGATCCTCCGTGACCTCGGCGCCGTCACGGGCGTCGGAACCAGCGTCAGCATCTTCTCGACCTGGCAGCGGACCGACGTCGCCGACCAGATCTGGATCAAGCAGCGGGTGCCCGCCACGAGGGCGGATGCCGCGGAGCGACGCGCAGCGCGCGAGGCGCTCGCCGTGTCTCTCGGCGCTGCGCCGGCCGAGGGCAAACGGCATCCCATCATCGGAGTCGATCCCGAGGCCTGCACCGAGCAGGAGGGCGTCGCGGGCCCGTGGTTCCAACGGCTGCCGCACTTCAAGCTCGAGTTCACCCCGTCGGCCGGGGCCGAGATCCAGAGCGAGTACCTGGTGCCGCGCCTCGATGCCGTGGCCGCCATCGAGGCCGTGCGTTCGCTCGCCGACCGCATCGCGCCGCTGCTGCTCGTGAATGAGATCCGCACGGTGTGCGCAGACGATCTGTGGCTGAGCTCTTCCTACGGGACGGATGCCGTCGGCCTGCACTTCACGTGGAAGCCCGACGAGGCGGCGGTGCGCGAGCTGCTGCCGACCATCGAGGCCGCGCTGCCCGCATCCGCCCGTCCGCACTGGGGCAAGGTGTTCACGCTCGACGGCGCCGAGGTGCGCTCGCGCTACCCGCGATGGGACGACTTCGCGGCTCTCGTCGCGAAGCACGACCCCGAGCGGCGCCTCGTGAACGAGTACCTGGAGCGCCTCGGTCTCTGA
- a CDS encoding LacI family DNA-binding transcriptional regulator, producing MTAPPAPRATMKDVAALAGVSPKTVSNVVTGTVVVRAETRARVEAAMAELDFVPNLSARGLRNGRSGIIAVALPDLGTAYSAQLVHRIVAAAHDRGLAVQVEETATEPEREKELLSRARAHLIDGLILNPIRLEDSVVKYADRLPPLVVIGEVEQNRADHVRIDSRVAASEATCHVISRGARRIAVIGADDDPAFETATSRMRLAGVHDALREAGIARDRRLEVNLLPWTMAGGAEAARMLLAREVDFDAVVAFTDSIAFGAMHTLHDAGIRVPDDVIVTGFDDVELSAFTSPSLTTVAFDLGDFAEAALGLLESRMDDRVSPPRGLILPHRLIARASTSASPAGYHP from the coding sequence ATGACAGCGCCGCCCGCTCCTCGAGCGACGATGAAAGACGTCGCGGCTCTGGCCGGAGTGTCACCGAAGACCGTCTCGAACGTCGTCACCGGCACGGTCGTGGTGCGCGCGGAGACCAGGGCGAGGGTCGAGGCGGCTATGGCCGAACTCGATTTCGTGCCGAATCTCAGCGCGCGCGGTCTGCGCAACGGCAGAAGCGGGATCATCGCCGTCGCGCTTCCCGACCTGGGCACGGCGTACTCGGCCCAGCTCGTGCACCGCATCGTCGCCGCCGCGCACGACCGCGGCCTCGCGGTGCAGGTGGAAGAGACCGCGACCGAACCCGAACGCGAGAAGGAGCTGCTCTCTCGCGCCCGCGCCCACCTGATCGACGGCCTGATCCTGAACCCGATCCGCCTCGAGGACAGCGTCGTGAAGTACGCGGACCGCCTGCCGCCGCTCGTCGTGATCGGCGAGGTCGAGCAGAACCGCGCCGACCACGTGCGCATCGACAGCCGTGTGGCCGCATCCGAGGCGACCTGCCACGTGATCTCCCGCGGCGCGCGACGGATCGCCGTGATCGGAGCCGACGACGACCCCGCGTTCGAGACCGCAACCAGCCGGATGCGCCTCGCGGGCGTGCACGATGCGCTGCGCGAGGCCGGCATCGCCCGCGATCGGCGGCTCGAGGTCAACCTGCTGCCCTGGACGATGGCAGGCGGCGCGGAAGCTGCGCGCATGCTGCTGGCGCGCGAGGTCGACTTCGACGCGGTCGTCGCGTTCACCGACTCGATCGCCTTCGGTGCGATGCACACGCTGCACGACGCCGGCATCCGCGTTCCCGACGACGTGATCGTGACCGGCTTCGACGACGTCGAGCTCTCGGCATTCACCTCCCCGTCGCTGACGACCGTGGCCTTCGATCTGGGCGACTTCGCCGAGGCGGCGCTGGGCCTTCTCGAGTCGCGCATGGACGATCGCGTGTCGCCGCCGCGCGGGCTGATCCTGCCGCACCGGCTCATCGCGCGCGCGAGCACCTCGGCCTCGCCGGCCGGGTATCACCCCTGA
- a CDS encoding extracellular solute-binding protein — protein sequence MTPPLDLSRRQFLTAASLTAAAALLAGCAPGATPGAGPQTLQFWHLLSGGDGVTMSQLLQKVNDAQDAFRIRPTVLAWGTPYYTKLAMAGAGGRAPDVAIMHATRTVGWAPGGLLDPWDLARLEELGIDASTFPKPIWEKGFVGEQMFSIALDAHPFVAMFNTDICDAAGVLDSDGALQETTSPEEFLEQLRAIGGQASGHALSYGYLGDGAQMWRLFYTLYSQHGSPIELPPGGKAVIDKDVAVESLTFMRTLLDGEIAAAQADYGTAVAEFSTGKSGMLFTGVWELRTMQNAKLPFDATMIPTLYGTPAVYADSHSFVLPHQTHADKAKRDLTYQFVADMLKGSFGWAEAGHIPAFLPVTESPEYADLVPQAHYAEAAKHVVYDPTAWFTGSGSNFQGEFGAAVQNVLLKGDDPVAAIDRFEARVNTMLSQPNPADPEGTFGS from the coding sequence ATGACACCCCCGCTCGATCTCTCGCGAAGGCAGTTCCTCACCGCCGCCTCGCTGACCGCGGCAGCAGCGCTGCTCGCGGGATGCGCGCCCGGTGCGACGCCCGGCGCCGGCCCGCAGACGCTCCAGTTCTGGCATCTGCTCTCCGGCGGCGACGGCGTGACCATGTCTCAGCTGCTGCAGAAGGTCAACGACGCGCAGGACGCCTTCCGCATCCGCCCCACCGTCCTCGCCTGGGGCACGCCGTATTACACCAAGCTCGCGATGGCCGGCGCAGGCGGGCGCGCTCCCGACGTCGCCATCATGCACGCCACCCGCACGGTCGGCTGGGCTCCGGGCGGGCTGCTCGACCCGTGGGACCTCGCCCGGCTCGAGGAACTGGGCATCGACGCCTCGACGTTCCCGAAGCCCATCTGGGAGAAGGGCTTCGTCGGCGAGCAGATGTTCAGCATCGCCCTCGACGCCCACCCGTTCGTGGCCATGTTCAACACCGACATCTGCGACGCCGCCGGCGTGCTCGACTCAGACGGCGCGCTGCAGGAGACGACCTCACCCGAGGAGTTCCTCGAGCAGCTCCGCGCGATCGGCGGCCAGGCGAGCGGACACGCGCTGTCGTACGGCTACCTGGGCGACGGCGCGCAGATGTGGCGCCTGTTCTACACGCTGTACTCACAGCACGGCTCGCCCATCGAGCTCCCCCCTGGCGGGAAGGCCGTGATCGACAAGGACGTGGCGGTCGAGTCTCTGACGTTCATGCGCACGCTCCTCGACGGCGAGATCGCCGCGGCCCAGGCCGACTACGGCACGGCGGTCGCCGAGTTCTCGACAGGAAAGAGCGGGATGCTGTTCACCGGCGTCTGGGAGCTGCGCACCATGCAGAACGCGAAGCTCCCGTTCGACGCGACGATGATCCCGACCCTGTACGGGACGCCCGCGGTGTACGCCGACTCGCACTCGTTCGTCCTGCCTCACCAGACCCACGCCGACAAGGCGAAGCGCGACCTGACCTATCAGTTCGTCGCCGACATGCTCAAGGGCTCGTTCGGCTGGGCCGAAGCCGGCCACATCCCCGCGTTCCTGCCCGTCACCGAGTCGCCGGAGTACGCGGATCTCGTGCCCCAGGCGCACTACGCCGAGGCCGCGAAGCACGTCGTCTACGATCCGACCGCCTGGTTCACGGGCTCCGGCTCCAACTTCCAGGGCGAGTTCGGTGCTGCCGTGCAGAACGTGCTGCTCAAGGGCGACGACCCGGTCGCCGCGATCGATCGCTTCGAGGCGCGCGTGAACACGATGCTCTCACAACCGAACCCGGCTGACCCCGAAGGGACGTTCGGCTCATGA
- a CDS encoding HD domain-containing protein, whose amino-acid sequence MRISDFAVPDTPAARGARELMDEYHSPALRNHVVRSWLWAEAFAVVEGRSGVDHELLYAAALLHDIGIVPAFDNHVLGYEEAGGHVGEAMAAGAGWPAARRIRINEVIVRHNWPEVDPAFDLEGYLLETATGLDIAGRRDAEIPLDFRREVLHAHPRLTLAEEFGAGVREQAARKPHSHARRLLEGGVVDKLAANPLERI is encoded by the coding sequence ATGCGCATCTCCGACTTCGCCGTGCCCGACACCCCTGCGGCCCGGGGAGCCCGCGAGCTGATGGACGAATACCACTCCCCTGCGCTGCGCAACCACGTGGTGCGGTCCTGGTTGTGGGCCGAGGCGTTCGCGGTCGTCGAAGGACGCAGCGGCGTCGATCACGAGCTGCTCTATGCGGCGGCCCTGCTGCACGACATCGGGATCGTGCCTGCGTTCGACAACCACGTGCTGGGCTATGAGGAGGCAGGCGGCCATGTCGGCGAGGCGATGGCCGCGGGTGCCGGGTGGCCGGCGGCGCGGCGCATCCGCATCAACGAGGTGATCGTGAGGCACAACTGGCCCGAGGTCGACCCGGCGTTCGACCTCGAGGGCTACCTGCTGGAGACGGCCACCGGCCTCGACATCGCCGGGCGCCGAGATGCGGAGATCCCGCTCGACTTTCGCCGCGAGGTGCTCCACGCGCACCCGCGACTCACTCTCGCCGAGGAGTTCGGCGCCGGCGTGCGGGAGCAGGCGGCCCGCAAGCCGCACAGCCACGCCCGACGGCTGCTCGAGGGCGGGGTCGTCGACAAGCTGGCGGCGAACCCGCTCGAGCGGATCTGA